A DNA window from Janibacter sp. A1S7 contains the following coding sequences:
- a CDS encoding Rieske (2Fe-2S) protein, with amino-acid sequence MTTTRREVFAVVATTGAAVPLTACGGSQEPVDSSEPVRVPVEEVPEGGGTVTDGVVVTQPRAGDYKAFDARCPHQGCTVAEVTSRAIVCPCHGSEFDPESGDMTRGPATEGLDERTVTVEGDDVVVARG; translated from the coding sequence GTGACGACGACACGACGTGAGGTCTTCGCAGTGGTCGCGACCACAGGCGCAGCGGTACCGCTGACGGCCTGTGGTGGCAGCCAGGAGCCGGTCGACTCGTCGGAGCCGGTCCGCGTGCCGGTCGAGGAGGTTCCCGAGGGCGGGGGCACCGTCACTGACGGAGTCGTCGTGACCCAACCGAGAGCGGGCGACTACAAGGCCTTCGACGCACGGTGCCCCCACCAGGGCTGCACCGTCGCCGAGGTCACCTCGCGCGCGATCGTCTGTCCCTGCCACGGCAGCGAGTTCGACCCGGAGTCCGGGGACATGACCCGGGGCCCGGCCACCGAGGGGCTCGACGAGCGCACGGTGACCGTCGAGGGCGACGACGTGGTCGTCGCCCGGGGGTAG
- the uvrA gene encoding excinuclease ABC subunit UvrA encodes MTVAKAAGSRLHDRIVVQGAREHNLKNIHIDIPRDSLVVFTGLSGSGKSSLAFDTIFAEGQRRYVESLSAYARQFLGQMDKPDVDFIEGLSPAVSIDQKSTNRNPRSTVGTITEVHDYLRLLFARVGRPHCPVCGEPITRQSPQQIVDRLLELPERTRFQVLAPVVRARKGEFVDLFAELRAKGYSRALVDGEVITLSEPPTLEKQVKHTIDVVVDRLVAKGDQDRANKQRLTDSVETALGLAGGVVVVDFVDLAEDDPQRQRRYSETMACPNDHPLDIDEIEPRSFSFNSPFGACPVCTGLGTELEVDSELVVPDDDLSLGEGAIAPWAKGTQSAQYFQRTMAALGDDLGFDMDTPWRALPERARRALLHGHKHKVHVRYRNRFGRERAYSTGFEGAISFVKRRHAETESDWSRERYEGYMREIPCPTCNGTRLKPESLAVLVGGYSIADVSSMSIARAAGFLGTVDFTDRELQIAEQVIKEIDARLGFLLDVGLEYLSLSRAAGTLSGGEAQRIRLATQIGSGLVGVLYVLDEPSIGLHQRDNHRLIETLTRLRDLGNTLIVVEHDEDTIASSDWVVDIGPGAGEHGGDVVHSGPLSELLTNERSATGRYLAGHLEIPLPASRRPQRPGRELSVRGAREHNLHDIDVSFPLGNFIAITGVSGSGKSTLVNDILYRVLANKLNGARQVPGRHKTVTGLEHLDKVVHVDQSPIGRTPRSNPATYTGVFDHVRRLFAETSEAKVRGYQPGRFSFNVKGGRCDACSGDGTLKIEMNFLPDVYVPCEVCHGARYNRETLEVHFKGKNIAEVLDMPIEEAEDFFAAVPAIARHMRTLNAVGLGYVRLGQPATTLSGGEAQRVKLAAELQKRSNGRTVYVLDEPTTGLHFEDIRKLLIVLQGLVDKGNSVLVIEHNLDVVKSADWIIDMGPEGGDGGGRVVATGTPEDVAANPGSHTGQFLAPVLAKSDTTPVIGELVDEEPAAPPTKKAKTTAKKTAKPAPTRTTTTRTPSATKSGVSSAAGAAARRAKKAG; translated from the coding sequence GTGACTGTTGCCAAGGCCGCTGGTTCCCGACTGCACGACCGGATCGTCGTCCAGGGAGCCCGTGAGCACAACCTCAAGAACATCCACATCGACATCCCACGGGACTCGCTCGTGGTCTTCACCGGCCTGTCCGGGTCGGGCAAGTCCTCGCTCGCCTTCGACACCATCTTCGCGGAGGGCCAGCGTCGCTACGTCGAGTCGCTGTCCGCGTATGCCCGGCAGTTCCTCGGGCAGATGGACAAGCCCGACGTCGACTTCATCGAGGGCCTGTCGCCGGCCGTGTCGATCGACCAGAAGTCGACGAACCGCAACCCGCGCTCGACGGTCGGCACGATCACCGAGGTCCACGACTACCTGCGTCTGCTCTTCGCCCGCGTCGGTCGCCCCCACTGCCCGGTGTGCGGTGAGCCCATCACCCGGCAGAGCCCCCAGCAGATCGTCGACCGACTGCTCGAGCTGCCGGAGCGCACCCGCTTCCAGGTCCTGGCCCCGGTGGTGCGTGCCCGCAAGGGCGAGTTCGTCGATCTCTTCGCCGAGCTGCGGGCCAAGGGGTACAGCCGTGCCCTCGTCGACGGCGAGGTGATCACCCTCTCGGAGCCGCCGACGCTGGAGAAGCAGGTCAAGCACACCATCGACGTCGTCGTCGACCGACTGGTGGCGAAGGGGGACCAGGACCGGGCCAACAAGCAGCGCCTGACCGACTCGGTCGAGACCGCACTGGGTCTGGCCGGCGGCGTCGTCGTCGTCGACTTCGTCGACCTGGCGGAGGACGACCCGCAGCGCCAGCGCCGCTACTCGGAGACGATGGCCTGCCCCAACGACCACCCGCTCGACATCGACGAGATCGAGCCGCGATCGTTCTCCTTCAACTCCCCCTTCGGTGCCTGCCCGGTCTGCACCGGTCTGGGCACGGAGCTGGAGGTCGACTCCGAGCTCGTCGTCCCGGACGACGATTTGAGCCTCGGTGAGGGAGCGATCGCCCCCTGGGCCAAGGGAACGCAGTCGGCCCAGTACTTCCAGCGGACGATGGCCGCGCTCGGTGACGACCTGGGATTCGACATGGACACCCCGTGGCGGGCCCTGCCGGAGCGTGCCCGCAGGGCACTGCTGCACGGTCACAAGCACAAGGTGCACGTGCGCTACCGCAACCGCTTCGGCCGGGAGCGTGCGTACAGCACGGGCTTCGAGGGGGCCATCTCCTTCGTCAAGCGCCGGCACGCGGAGACCGAGTCGGACTGGAGCCGGGAGCGCTACGAGGGGTACATGCGCGAGATCCCGTGCCCCACGTGCAACGGGACCCGGCTCAAGCCGGAGTCGCTGGCCGTGCTCGTCGGGGGGTACAGCATCGCCGACGTCTCGTCCATGTCCATCGCCCGGGCCGCCGGCTTCCTGGGGACCGTGGACTTCACCGACCGGGAGCTGCAGATCGCCGAGCAGGTGATCAAGGAGATCGACGCCCGGCTCGGCTTCCTCCTCGACGTCGGTCTGGAGTACCTCTCGCTCTCCCGCGCCGCCGGGACCCTCTCCGGCGGTGAGGCGCAGCGGATCCGACTGGCCACCCAGATCGGCTCCGGTCTCGTCGGTGTCCTCTACGTCCTCGACGAGCCGAGCATCGGTCTGCACCAGCGGGACAACCACCGCCTCATCGAGACGCTCACCCGGTTGCGTGACCTCGGCAACACGCTCATCGTCGTGGAGCACGACGAGGACACGATCGCCTCGTCCGACTGGGTCGTCGACATCGGTCCCGGCGCCGGCGAGCACGGCGGTGACGTCGTGCACTCCGGACCGCTGTCGGAGCTGCTCACGAACGAGCGCTCGGCGACCGGCCGGTACCTCGCCGGGCACCTGGAGATCCCGCTGCCTGCGTCACGCCGTCCCCAGCGCCCCGGGCGGGAACTGAGCGTGCGGGGTGCACGCGAGCACAACCTGCACGACATCGACGTGAGCTTCCCGCTCGGGAACTTCATCGCGATCACCGGTGTGTCCGGCTCGGGCAAGTCCACGCTCGTCAACGACATCCTCTACCGCGTGCTGGCCAACAAGCTCAACGGTGCCCGGCAGGTGCCCGGTCGGCACAAGACCGTCACCGGGCTCGAGCACCTCGACAAGGTCGTGCACGTCGACCAGAGCCCCATCGGTCGGACGCCGCGGTCGAACCCGGCCACCTACACGGGTGTCTTCGACCACGTGCGTCGACTCTTCGCCGAGACGAGCGAGGCGAAGGTGCGCGGGTACCAGCCCGGCCGCTTCTCCTTCAACGTCAAGGGCGGTCGGTGCGACGCGTGCTCCGGTGACGGGACGCTGAAGATCGAGATGAACTTCCTGCCCGACGTCTACGTCCCGTGTGAGGTGTGCCACGGCGCGCGCTACAACCGCGAGACGCTGGAGGTGCACTTCAAGGGCAAGAACATCGCCGAGGTGCTCGACATGCCGATCGAGGAGGCGGAGGACTTCTTCGCCGCGGTCCCGGCGATCGCGCGCCACATGAGAACCCTCAACGCGGTCGGCCTGGGCTATGTGCGCCTCGGTCAGCCCGCCACCACCCTCTCCGGCGGTGAGGCGCAGCGCGTCAAGCTCGCTGCGGAGCTGCAGAAGCGGTCCAACGGTCGCACCGTCTACGTGCTCGACGAGCCGACCACCGGCCTGCACTTCGAGGACATCCGCAAGCTGCTGATCGTCCTCCAGGGGCTCGTGGACAAGGGCAACAGCGTCCTGGTCATCGAGCACAACCTCGATGTCGTCAAGAGTGCCGACTGGATCATCGACATGGGGCCCGAGGGCGGCGACGGTGGAGGCCGGGTGGTCGCCACCGGGACCCCCGAGGACGTGGCCGCCAACCCGGGTTCCCACACCGGGCAGTTCCTCGCACCGGTCCTGGCGAAGTCGGACACCACCCCGGTCATCGGCGAGCTCGTCGACGAGGAGCCTGCCGCCCCACCGACGAAGAAGGCCAAGACGACTGCGAAGAAGACGGCCAAGCCTGCCCCCACGAGGACGACCACGACACGGACCCCGTCTGCGACGAAGTCCGGTGTCTCCTCCGCCGCAGGTGCGGCCGCCCGACGGGCCAAGAAGGCCGGCTGA